From a single Salinirussus salinus genomic region:
- a CDS encoding DUF192 domain-containing protein — protein MADGRAGRWSRREVLAGVAVGASAVAGCADSPGSRAPAETGPDPPDSTATPTREPTDRNSETETETATETEADDGYERTTVTAYDANGTELATVDVRVADTSAKRYTGLSDTDALPPDEGMWFVHPEEGRQAYVMRGMSFPLDIVFVDANGTVTRIFHADVAETGAPYRARAKYVLEVNRGWANRTGLETGDRVEPA, from the coding sequence ATGGCCGATGGTCGGGCCGGCAGGTGGAGCCGGCGGGAGGTGCTCGCGGGAGTCGCGGTCGGCGCGAGCGCCGTCGCCGGCTGTGCGGACAGCCCCGGGAGCCGGGCGCCGGCGGAAACCGGACCCGACCCCCCGGACTCGACCGCGACGCCCACCAGGGAGCCGACGGACCGGAACAGCGAGACTGAGACGGAGACGGCGACAGAGACGGAGGCCGACGACGGCTACGAGCGGACCACGGTAACGGCCTACGACGCGAACGGCACCGAGCTCGCGACCGTCGACGTCCGGGTCGCGGACACGAGCGCCAAGCGCTACACCGGCCTCAGCGACACCGACGCACTCCCCCCCGACGAGGGGATGTGGTTCGTCCACCCCGAGGAGGGTCGGCAAGCCTACGTGATGCGGGGAATGTCGTTCCCGCTCGACATCGTCTTCGTGGACGCGAACGGCACCGTCACTCGGATCTTCCACGCCGATGTCGCGGAGACCGGCGCCCCCTACAGGGCACGGGCGAAGTACGTGCTGGAGGTGAATCGGGGGTGGGCCAACCGCACCGGCCTCGAAACGGGCGACCGGGTCGAGCCGGCCTGA
- a CDS encoding DUF192 domain-containing protein codes for MDTRQAVSATLFLAAGVVLLLTLFPGLLVGDPGPYERTTVTAYSANGTELATVDVRVADTQTKRRVGLSETDSLAPDEGMLFVHETEAVHPFVMSGPREDMSFPLDIVFVDSNGTVTTIHHAAVDASGRFEGRAKYVLEVNRGWANRTGLETGDTVEVPPDLQAR; via the coding sequence ATGGACACCCGCCAGGCCGTGAGCGCGACCCTCTTTCTCGCCGCGGGTGTGGTTCTGCTGCTGACGCTCTTTCCCGGCCTGCTCGTCGGCGACCCCGGCCCCTACGAACGGACCACGGTGACGGCCTACAGCGCGAACGGCACCGAACTCGCGACCGTCGACGTCCGGGTCGCGGACACGCAGACGAAACGGCGGGTCGGGCTCAGCGAGACGGACTCGCTGGCCCCGGACGAGGGGATGCTGTTCGTCCACGAGACCGAAGCCGTCCACCCCTTCGTGATGTCCGGCCCGCGGGAGGACATGTCCTTCCCGCTGGACATCGTCTTCGTCGACTCCAACGGCACCGTGACCACCATCCACCACGCCGCCGTCGACGCCTCCGGCCGGTTCGAGGGTCGGGCGAAGTACGTGCTGGAGGTGAATCGGGGGTGGGCCAACCGCACCGGCCTCGAGACCGGTGACACCGTCGAGGTACCGCCCGACCTGCAGGCACGGTAA